In one window of Tumebacillus algifaecis DNA:
- a CDS encoding winged helix-turn-helix transcriptional regulator, giving the protein MAQQENQCCPIEVTLGIIGKKWTVLIIRELFDGKKRFSEIASSLPISSKLLTERLKELEEHGIIDRTLYPEIPPRVEYTLTESGKTLSSVLDALRTWGAEHYANRCKEDAKTPSSS; this is encoded by the coding sequence ATGGCACAGCAGGAGAATCAATGCTGCCCAATCGAAGTGACACTCGGTATTATCGGCAAAAAGTGGACTGTGCTAATCATCCGCGAACTATTTGACGGCAAAAAACGCTTTTCCGAAATCGCGTCCAGCCTACCGATCTCATCGAAGTTGCTGACCGAACGACTGAAAGAATTAGAAGAGCACGGGATCATCGACCGGACGCTGTATCCGGAGATTCCACCGCGCGTCGAATACACCCTGACGGAGAGCGGCAAGACGCTGTCCTCCGTGTTGGATGCCCTGCGCACTTGGGGCGCAGAGCACTACGCCAACCGTTGCAAAGAAGATGCCAAAACCCCCTCGTCATCTTGA
- a CDS encoding GNAT family N-acetyltransferase has product MHLEVRQIAEHEWETFCYIRAESYHMLSPEQALKNRHLTDLHETRCVFVNDEMKATGRLFPFTQYLHGQALSMGGVASVATRIEERGQGYVRELLSAMLQEMKDNAVPVSCLHPSMYEFYRKFGYAFCCEKRLFKSPFQPKIFAKPATSDSGRIVRCNEAELATVKNLYDRYARTQNGFLRRRDLEWSKIVDNPFGGSKPRLYLWQDAQEEAQGYIVLIQQEDNKLDVKELIALTVDAQKGLLSLLEKDNLLTGWEWETHIDSILPSLLHDPKKMTSESVNWFMARIVDVRTAWQVTSSQAQAGTARLQVHDPFAPWNEGTWQLTVASSGTASVSATDELADASADIGTWTQIFYGYLSVEQALFLGKLTIHDPHVLPFLHKLWASVHQPLMHDYF; this is encoded by the coding sequence ATGCATCTTGAAGTGCGCCAGATTGCAGAGCATGAATGGGAAACGTTTTGCTACATCCGTGCTGAATCGTATCACATGCTCTCCCCGGAGCAAGCGTTGAAGAATCGGCATTTGACCGATTTGCACGAAACGCGTTGCGTGTTTGTGAACGATGAGATGAAAGCGACGGGACGATTGTTCCCTTTTACCCAATATCTGCACGGTCAAGCCCTGTCGATGGGCGGTGTCGCTTCGGTCGCCACCCGCATCGAGGAACGCGGTCAAGGATATGTCCGCGAACTGCTGAGCGCCATGCTACAGGAAATGAAAGACAACGCTGTGCCAGTCAGTTGTCTGCACCCAAGCATGTACGAGTTTTATCGTAAATTCGGCTATGCGTTTTGCTGCGAGAAACGCTTGTTCAAATCCCCGTTCCAACCGAAGATCTTCGCCAAGCCAGCCACTTCTGACAGCGGTCGCATCGTCCGCTGCAACGAAGCGGAGCTGGCGACGGTGAAAAATCTTTACGACCGCTATGCCCGCACTCAGAACGGCTTCTTGCGCCGTCGTGACCTAGAGTGGTCAAAAATCGTGGACAACCCCTTCGGCGGTTCGAAGCCGCGTCTTTACCTCTGGCAAGACGCACAAGAGGAAGCACAAGGGTACATCGTGTTGATCCAACAGGAAGATAACAAACTGGACGTGAAAGAGCTGATCGCACTCACCGTCGATGCTCAAAAAGGACTGCTCTCCTTGCTGGAAAAAGACAATTTGCTCACAGGTTGGGAGTGGGAGACACACATCGACTCGATCCTCCCCTCGCTGCTCCATGATCCGAAAAAAATGACGTCCGAAAGCGTCAATTGGTTTATGGCCCGCATTGTCGATGTCAGGACCGCTTGGCAAGTTACTTCTTCGCAAGCACAAGCTGGCACAGCTCGCTTGCAGGTGCACGACCCATTCGCTCCGTGGAACGAAGGAACTTGGCAACTTACAGTTGCCTCGAGTGGGACGGCCAGCGTTTCGGCCACTGATGAATTGGCCGACGCCAGTGCAGATATCGGCACTTGGACGCAGATTTTCTACGGCTACCTCTCTGTCGAACAGGCATTATTTCTCGGGAAATTAACGATCCATGATCCGCATGTCCTGCCCTTCCTGCACAAGCTATGGGCTAGTGTTCATCAACCGCTGATGCACGACTATTTCTAA